The following coding sequences are from one Arthrobacter sp. PvP023 window:
- the mraY gene encoding phospho-N-acetylmuramoyl-pentapeptide-transferase, producing MIALLIGAGLALLFALVGTPLFIRLLVRKSYGQFIRDDGPTSHHTKRGTPTMGGTVVVFAVLLSYALTHLIMWMMNPRSPGPSASALLLLFLMVGMGLVGFLDDFIKISKQRSLGLNAKAKLVLQGAVGIIFAVLALNFPNADGVTPASTQISLVRDIPWLNLAFGGTVLGAILFVLWSNLIVTAATNGVNLTDGLDGLAAGASVMVFGAYTLMGIWQSNQACGSPRQTGGGCYSVRDPLDLALLAAILSAALVGFLWWNTSPAKIFMGDTGSLAIGGAVAGFAILSRTELLLAFIGGLFVLITLSVIIQVGYFKITKGKRFFKMAPLQHHFELKGWAEVTVVVRFWILGGLFVAAGLGIFYAEWVVLL from the coding sequence GTGATTGCACTGCTGATCGGCGCTGGCCTGGCCCTGCTGTTTGCGTTGGTGGGAACCCCGCTGTTCATCCGTCTACTGGTGCGGAAGAGCTACGGCCAGTTCATCCGGGACGACGGTCCCACATCGCACCACACCAAGCGCGGCACCCCGACCATGGGCGGCACCGTGGTGGTCTTCGCGGTCCTGCTGAGTTACGCGCTGACCCACCTGATCATGTGGATGATGAATCCAAGGTCACCCGGGCCGTCGGCCTCCGCACTCCTGCTCCTGTTCCTCATGGTGGGAATGGGGCTGGTGGGATTCCTGGACGACTTCATCAAGATTTCCAAGCAGCGCAGCCTAGGCCTGAACGCCAAAGCCAAGCTGGTACTGCAGGGCGCCGTAGGCATCATTTTCGCTGTCCTGGCCTTGAACTTTCCCAATGCCGACGGCGTCACCCCCGCATCCACCCAGATCTCCCTGGTGCGGGACATCCCGTGGCTGAACCTTGCTTTCGGCGGCACAGTCCTCGGCGCCATTCTGTTCGTCCTGTGGTCCAACCTGATCGTGACGGCTGCCACCAACGGCGTGAACCTCACCGACGGCCTGGACGGGCTCGCGGCGGGGGCCTCGGTGATGGTGTTCGGAGCCTACACACTGATGGGCATCTGGCAGAGCAACCAGGCCTGCGGTTCGCCGCGGCAGACCGGCGGCGGCTGCTATTCCGTCCGGGATCCGCTGGACCTGGCACTGCTGGCCGCGATCTTGAGTGCGGCCCTGGTTGGCTTCCTGTGGTGGAACACCTCCCCGGCGAAAATCTTCATGGGCGACACCGGCTCGCTGGCCATCGGCGGTGCCGTCGCCGGCTTCGCCATCCTGTCCCGGACCGAACTCCTGCTCGCCTTCATCGGCGGACTTTTCGTCCTCATCACACTTTCCGTGATCATCCAGGTGGGCTACTTCAAGATCACGAAGGGCAAGCGGTTCTTCAAGATGGCTCCGCTCCAGCACCACTTTGAACTCAAGGGCTGGGCGGAAGTCACCGTGGTGGTCCGGTTCTGGATCCTCGGCGGCCTCTTCGTCGCCGCGGGTCTGGGCATCTTCTACGCAGAATGGGTGGTCCTGCTGTGA
- the murG gene encoding undecaprenyldiphospho-muramoylpentapeptide beta-N-acetylglucosaminyltransferase has translation MNAESLSVVLAGGGTAGHISPLLAIAAALRDVRPDVRLLAVGTPSGMETRLVPAAGLELVTISRVPFPRRPSLDLLRLPGRLAGAVKQAGRILDDAHADVLVGVGGYVCTPLYLAARRRKIPIVIHEANTRAGLANKVGARFSHHVGVAFAGTKLRGARHVGMPMRREVSGLDRAASRHAARELLGLDQHMPALIVTGGSSGAQSINRTIAASVEALAKAGIQTLHITGKGKSVLDGEGKPLAADGYRQVEYVDGMENVYAAADLLLGRAGAATVCETAAVGVPAVFVPLPIGNGEQALNAAGPVQAGGALVVDDESFTPEWVSREIIPLLSDPARLAKMAASSEALGIRNADRRMADLVLEAVSK, from the coding sequence ATGAATGCCGAGTCTTTGTCAGTAGTCCTTGCCGGCGGCGGAACGGCGGGGCACATCAGTCCGCTGCTGGCCATCGCGGCCGCCTTGCGGGACGTTCGTCCGGACGTTCGCCTCCTGGCGGTGGGAACGCCCAGCGGAATGGAAACCAGGCTGGTCCCCGCGGCCGGCCTGGAGTTGGTCACCATCAGCCGTGTGCCCTTTCCCCGCCGGCCGTCGCTGGACCTCCTGCGGCTGCCGGGACGGCTGGCCGGCGCTGTTAAGCAGGCCGGAAGGATCCTCGATGACGCTCACGCGGACGTCCTGGTCGGCGTGGGCGGTTACGTCTGCACCCCGCTGTACCTCGCCGCCCGGCGCCGAAAAATTCCCATTGTCATTCACGAAGCCAACACCCGGGCCGGACTGGCCAACAAGGTAGGTGCCCGCTTCAGCCACCACGTCGGCGTCGCATTTGCTGGCACGAAGCTGCGCGGTGCCCGTCACGTCGGCATGCCAATGCGCAGGGAAGTCTCCGGGCTGGATCGCGCCGCTTCCCGGCATGCTGCACGTGAGCTGCTGGGCCTGGACCAGCACATGCCGGCGCTTATTGTCACCGGCGGCTCGTCCGGGGCGCAGAGCATCAACAGGACCATTGCGGCGTCCGTGGAAGCACTGGCCAAGGCCGGAATCCAGACCCTGCACATCACCGGGAAGGGCAAGTCAGTGCTTGACGGCGAAGGCAAACCTCTCGCCGCGGACGGCTACCGCCAGGTGGAGTATGTCGACGGGATGGAGAACGTCTACGCGGCCGCCGACCTGCTGCTGGGGCGTGCAGGAGCGGCCACGGTCTGCGAAACCGCTGCTGTGGGTGTCCCGGCCGTGTTCGTTCCGCTCCCGATCGGCAACGGCGAACAGGCCCTCAACGCCGCCGGTCCGGTGCAAGCGGGAGGGGCCCTGGTGGTTGACGACGAATCGTTCACGCCCGAATGGGTCAGCAGGGAAATCATCCCGCTGCTCTCAGATCCTGCCCGGCTGGCGAAAATGGCGGCCAGCTCTGAAGCCCTCGGTATCCGAAACGCAGATCGCCGTATGGCCGATCTGGTCCTGGAAGCGGTAAGCAAATGA
- the murD gene encoding UDP-N-acetylmuramoyl-L-alanine--D-glutamate ligase translates to MGGPAVSSPIPSPLATSPRLENLVSWDSDWAGLRVVVTGIGVSGFAAADTLIELGARVVVVDAATSPTARAQADTLKIVGAVDVLLGEDAVHSVPKIDGLKPDLIVTSPGWRPDQALLAAAARSHIPVWGDVELAWRVRERKGRKTADWLTITGTNGKTTTVGLTESMLQAAGLKAIAVGNVGTPILDALRDPVEYDVFAVELSSFQLHWSHSVSPIASVCLNVAEDHVDWHGSYASYLADKAKVYEQTQKACIYNAEQIETERMVENADVVEGCRAVGFTTLTPAISMLGVVEGLLVDRAFIPERKDSAAELAAMSDLGPVAPRHMVANALAAAALVRAYGVEPKAVRQGLKDYIPGEHRIQLVARYNDVLWINDSKATNPHAAAASLSAFTNVIWIAGGLSKGVSYDELVQEQAPRLKAVVLIGADTTALSDALKRHAPDVPVIGRTKGDTENVQSAGTGDAGTVPSPIYGETVMAQAVAAAAQLASPGDTVLMAPAAASMDQFSSYAHRGDAFIEAVRGLVEGQAQTGEE, encoded by the coding sequence ATGGGTGGTCCTGCTGTGAGCAGTCCTATACCTTCGCCGCTGGCAACGTCTCCCCGTCTCGAAAACCTGGTGAGCTGGGACTCGGACTGGGCCGGGCTCAGGGTGGTGGTGACCGGAATCGGCGTGTCCGGCTTCGCCGCGGCAGACACCCTGATCGAACTCGGTGCCCGTGTTGTGGTGGTTGACGCCGCTACCAGTCCCACGGCGCGGGCCCAGGCGGACACCCTGAAGATCGTGGGTGCCGTGGATGTCCTCCTCGGCGAGGACGCCGTGCACTCCGTGCCGAAAATTGACGGCCTGAAACCGGACCTCATTGTGACGTCACCGGGATGGCGCCCGGACCAGGCCCTTCTCGCGGCGGCTGCCCGGTCCCACATCCCGGTATGGGGCGATGTGGAACTTGCCTGGCGCGTGCGCGAACGGAAGGGCCGCAAGACCGCGGACTGGCTGACCATCACCGGAACGAACGGGAAGACCACAACGGTGGGCCTCACCGAATCCATGCTGCAGGCGGCCGGGCTCAAAGCCATCGCCGTCGGAAACGTGGGAACGCCCATCCTGGACGCCCTGCGCGACCCGGTTGAATACGATGTCTTTGCCGTCGAGCTGTCAAGCTTCCAACTGCACTGGAGCCACTCCGTCTCTCCGATCGCAAGTGTGTGCCTCAACGTTGCTGAGGACCACGTGGACTGGCACGGATCCTACGCCTCGTACCTGGCCGACAAGGCGAAGGTTTATGAGCAGACGCAAAAGGCCTGCATCTACAACGCCGAGCAGATCGAAACAGAACGCATGGTGGAGAACGCGGACGTCGTGGAAGGCTGCCGTGCCGTCGGTTTCACAACGTTAACGCCGGCCATCAGCATGCTCGGCGTGGTCGAGGGCCTCCTGGTGGACCGCGCCTTCATACCCGAGCGCAAGGACAGCGCTGCCGAGCTTGCCGCGATGTCGGACCTCGGCCCGGTGGCCCCGCGCCACATGGTGGCCAACGCCCTGGCAGCGGCGGCCCTGGTCCGGGCTTACGGTGTGGAACCGAAGGCGGTACGCCAAGGACTGAAGGACTACATTCCCGGAGAACACCGCATCCAGCTTGTAGCCCGGTACAACGATGTGTTGTGGATCAACGACTCCAAAGCCACGAACCCGCACGCCGCTGCTGCATCGCTGTCCGCCTTCACCAACGTCATCTGGATCGCCGGCGGTCTCTCCAAAGGCGTGAGCTATGACGAACTTGTCCAGGAACAGGCGCCGCGGCTGAAGGCCGTAGTACTGATCGGAGCGGACACCACGGCGCTCTCGGACGCCCTCAAGCGACACGCACCGGATGTCCCCGTGATCGGGCGCACGAAGGGCGACACTGAAAATGTGCAGTCAGCCGGGACGGGCGATGCCGGCACAGTGCCCTCGCCGATTTACGGGGAAACTGTGATGGCCCAGGCCGTCGCCGCAGCGGCACAGCTGGCTTCTCCGGGAGACACTGTGCTCATGGCCCCGGCGGCTGCTTCCATGGATCAGTTCTCTTCCTACGCTCACCGTGGCGACGCCTTCATTGAAGCTGTCCGCGGGCTCGTGGAAGGGCAGGCTCAGACCGGCGAGGAGTAA
- the murC gene encoding UDP-N-acetylmuramate--L-alanine ligase — protein MTTSTAGTAVRSLASLGRVHFIGIGGVGMSAVARIMVARGVPVTGSDAKDLPVMADLAAAGAGIHVGYSAVNLGAAETVVAGSAIRADNPELQAAHAAGLPVLHRSEALAAAMAGDRVVTVAGTHGKSTTTSMVTVLLQGAGLDPTFAIGANVPSLGVNAASGTSGIFVAEADESDGSFLNYRPHIAVVTNVEPDHLDYYGTAEAVYKSFDRFTELLPTDGVLVACADDPGARALAERTKARGNTRVVTYGTAEDAQLRLHDGGPGDVWVSTGAGMFALALQVPGRHNALNAAAAFAVALELGVAPDAASGALAHFSGASRRFEFKGEGRGVRVYDDYAHHPTEVRAALAAARSVAGDHKVHVLFQPHLFSRTREFAADFAEALNSADTALVLDIYPAREDPIPGVSSKLIGDRLSGGGRLVSAEDAVRAVVANAAAGDIVLTAGAGDVTAYGPLIVEALLAEAPGG, from the coding sequence ATGACGACGTCCACAGCAGGCACGGCCGTGCGGAGCCTGGCATCTTTGGGCCGCGTGCATTTCATCGGCATTGGCGGCGTGGGCATGTCCGCAGTGGCCCGGATCATGGTGGCCCGCGGTGTCCCGGTGACGGGCTCCGATGCCAAAGACCTTCCGGTCATGGCAGACCTCGCTGCTGCCGGCGCGGGCATCCACGTGGGCTATTCCGCCGTCAACCTGGGCGCGGCCGAGACCGTGGTGGCCGGCTCCGCCATCCGTGCGGACAATCCGGAACTCCAGGCCGCGCATGCCGCCGGGCTGCCCGTCTTGCACCGTTCGGAGGCGCTGGCGGCGGCCATGGCGGGTGACCGGGTGGTTACGGTGGCCGGCACCCACGGGAAGTCAACCACCACGTCCATGGTCACGGTGTTGCTGCAGGGTGCCGGGCTGGACCCCACTTTTGCGATCGGGGCCAATGTCCCGTCCCTGGGGGTGAACGCCGCTAGCGGCACTTCGGGCATCTTTGTTGCCGAGGCCGACGAATCCGACGGGTCGTTCCTCAATTACCGTCCCCACATTGCGGTTGTCACCAACGTGGAACCGGACCACCTTGACTACTACGGCACCGCCGAAGCCGTCTACAAGTCGTTCGACCGTTTCACGGAGCTGCTCCCTACCGACGGCGTTCTGGTGGCCTGCGCCGATGATCCCGGTGCCCGCGCACTGGCGGAACGGACCAAGGCGCGGGGCAACACCAGGGTGGTTACGTACGGCACTGCTGAAGATGCGCAGCTGCGGCTGCACGACGGCGGCCCGGGAGACGTATGGGTGTCCACCGGCGCGGGAATGTTTGCACTGGCCCTCCAGGTTCCCGGACGCCACAACGCCCTCAACGCTGCAGCCGCATTTGCCGTGGCCCTGGAACTCGGCGTCGCACCCGACGCGGCCTCCGGGGCCCTGGCCCATTTCTCCGGCGCATCACGCCGCTTCGAGTTCAAGGGAGAAGGCCGGGGAGTGCGGGTCTACGACGACTACGCCCACCACCCCACCGAGGTCCGGGCGGCGCTGGCCGCTGCACGTTCCGTAGCGGGGGACCACAAGGTTCACGTGCTGTTCCAGCCTCACCTGTTTTCCCGCACCAGGGAGTTTGCAGCGGATTTCGCCGAGGCGCTCAACTCCGCTGACACCGCCCTGGTCCTGGACATCTATCCGGCCCGGGAGGATCCGATCCCGGGGGTCAGCAGCAAGCTGATCGGTGACCGGCTTTCCGGGGGCGGCCGGCTGGTGTCCGCCGAAGACGCCGTCCGGGCCGTCGTGGCCAACGCGGCCGCCGGGGATATTGTGCTCACGGCCGGCGCGGGCGACGTCACCGCCTACGGTCCGCTGATTGTGGAGGCACTGCTGGCGGAGGCGCCGGGTGGCTAG
- the ftsW gene encoding putative lipid II flippase FtsW → MVSTPTRAPAARQRGATPHPPASRTGKAAGSKPPSPKDRARGTAGTGHVPPLARLRGWHRSFWAKLEGTGKSRNGSTYYLILGSTLALTAIGIMMVLSASSVEAIAAGESPYTAALKQGMFAAIGVFLMFVLSRVNVVWLKRLAWPGIAGAYVLLVLVLLIGTSTNGNQNWIEFGGITFQPSEAAKLALALWMATVLAVKAKLLHRWQHVVVPVLPAAAGIIGLVLAGNDLGTGMIIMMIMAAALFFAGVPLYMFGIAALVAVAGAGFMAVTSSNRMCRITSWWTGNSCGEGIDANYQSTNGLYGLASGGWLGVGLGQSRQKYSWIPEAHNDFIFAIIGEELGLVGTVVVLILFAILGAAIYRVVVAQEDLFHRVLAGTIMVWLLGQATVNMSVVTGLVPVIGVPLPFISYGGSALLMSLCAVGVVLSLAREQMAPSVQPKRLLKFRTKGGRPHPTRKRK, encoded by the coding sequence ATGGTCAGCACGCCCACCCGTGCCCCGGCTGCCAGGCAGCGGGGCGCAACCCCGCACCCGCCGGCTTCGCGGACAGGCAAGGCGGCAGGTTCCAAACCGCCGTCGCCAAAGGACCGGGCCCGCGGGACCGCAGGGACCGGCCACGTGCCGCCGCTGGCCAGGCTTCGCGGCTGGCACCGGAGTTTCTGGGCGAAGCTGGAAGGAACCGGAAAGTCACGCAACGGTTCCACGTACTACCTGATCCTCGGGTCCACCCTCGCACTGACGGCCATCGGCATCATGATGGTGCTGTCCGCGTCCAGCGTCGAGGCGATCGCGGCGGGGGAGTCGCCGTACACGGCAGCACTCAAGCAGGGCATGTTCGCCGCCATCGGGGTTTTCCTGATGTTCGTCCTCTCGCGCGTCAACGTGGTCTGGCTCAAGCGCCTGGCCTGGCCGGGGATCGCCGGAGCCTACGTGCTCCTGGTACTCGTGCTCCTGATCGGCACGAGTACCAACGGCAACCAGAACTGGATTGAATTCGGCGGCATCACCTTCCAGCCGTCAGAAGCGGCCAAGCTCGCCCTGGCGCTTTGGATGGCGACCGTGCTGGCGGTCAAAGCAAAACTGCTCCACCGCTGGCAGCACGTGGTGGTTCCGGTCCTTCCTGCTGCCGCCGGCATCATCGGGCTGGTCCTGGCCGGGAATGACCTCGGCACTGGAATGATCATCATGATGATCATGGCCGCTGCGCTGTTCTTTGCCGGCGTCCCGCTCTACATGTTCGGCATCGCGGCCCTGGTCGCCGTGGCCGGGGCCGGGTTCATGGCTGTGACAAGCTCCAACCGGATGTGCCGGATTACGTCCTGGTGGACCGGAAACTCCTGCGGCGAAGGCATTGACGCCAACTACCAGTCAACCAACGGCCTCTACGGGCTTGCCTCCGGCGGTTGGCTGGGGGTCGGGCTGGGGCAAAGCCGGCAAAAGTACAGCTGGATCCCGGAAGCCCACAACGACTTCATCTTCGCGATCATCGGCGAGGAACTCGGCCTGGTGGGCACCGTCGTCGTGCTCATCCTCTTTGCCATCCTGGGTGCCGCGATCTACCGTGTGGTGGTGGCGCAGGAGGACCTCTTCCACCGCGTCCTTGCAGGGACCATCATGGTGTGGCTGCTCGGCCAGGCCACCGTGAACATGTCCGTGGTCACCGGACTCGTTCCCGTCATCGGCGTACCGCTGCCCTTCATTTCCTATGGCGGCTCAGCGTTGCTGATGTCGTTGTGTGCCGTCGGCGTAGTGTTGTCGTTGGCCCGGGAACAGATGGCGCCAAGCGTGCAGCCCAAGCGGCTGCTCAAGTTCCGCACCAAGGGCGGCCGCCCGCACCCCACACGAAAGCGTAAATAG